The DNA segment GCCGCCACGCACAGATTGTAGGAGTAGGGCAAGGTGCCCTCGCAGAAGTCGGCCGGGAAGGCGGCGCCGGGCACGGAGAAGCGCTGCGCGCCCAGGCAGCGCAGCACGGcgggcggcccggcccggcgcagCCGCGCCAGCACGGCCAGCGCCACGCTGAGCAGGAAGAGCGCCGAGAGCAGCGCCAGCGCCAGCACCAGGTAGAACTGCAGCTCGGCCGGCGCGTCGGCGCCCGCCGGCCGCTCGCTCAGCTCCGGCAGCGCCTCGTGCAAGCTGTCGGCCAGCACCACGTGCAGCGTGGCCGTGGCCGACAGCGCCGGCTGCCCGTGGTCCTTGACGAGCGCCACGAGCCGCTGCTTGGCCGCGTCCCTGTCGGACACGGCCCGCGCCGTGCGCACCTCGCCGCTGTGCAGTCCCAGGCGGAAAAGCGCCGGCTCCGACGCCTGCAGCAGCTCGTAGGACAGCCACGCGTTGCGTCCCGCGTCCGCGTCCACCGCCACCACCTTGGCCACCAGGTAGCCGGCCTCGGCCGACCGTGGCACCACCTCGAAAGGACCCGCCGCTTGCGCAGCTCCCACCCCCGGCGCCACCCCCGCGGCCGGCGCCGGCCACAGCACCCGCGGCGCGTTGTCGTTTTGGTCGAGCACGAAGACGCGCACCGTGGCCGTGGAGCTGCGCGACGGCGTCCCGTCGTCCTGCGCCCGCACTGTCATCGAGAACTCGCGGCACTGCTCGTAGTCGAAGGAGCGCTGCGCGTACACGGCGCCGCTCCGCGCCTCCACCGACACGAGcggcgccgcgcccgccgcgcccgcGCTGCCGCCCGCCAGCCAGTAGCTCACGCGCCCGTTGGTCCCCGCGTCCAAGTCCCGCGCGCTCACGCGCAGCACCAGCGCGCCCGCCGCGTTGTTCTCCGGCACGTACGCGCTGTACGCCGCCTCCTCGAACACGGGCGCGTTGTCGTTCACGTCCGAcacctccagcaccagctccGTGCTGCTCGACAGCGCCGGGCTGCCCCGGTCCCTGGCCACCACCGTCACGCGGTGCTCGGCCACCTGCTCGCGGTCCAGCGCGCTCGCCGTCACCACCTTATACGAACCGCCCGAAGATGTCACGATGGACAGCGGCGCCTCTCCCGACAGCTGGCAAGTCACCTGACCGTTCTCGCCGGAGTCTGCATCGTTAACATTCAGCAGGGCCACCACGGTGCCGGCCGGAGCGTCCTCGGGCACGGGGCTTGACAGTGACAGAATCGTAATCTCGGGCGTGTTGTCATTCTCGTCCGTGATGTCTATCTGCACTTCACAGTGTCCAGTGAGTCCGCCGCCGTCTCTCGCCTCCAGTCCGAAACTGTATTCACTCTTCTCCTCGAAATCGAGGGGCCTCTCTGTCCTGATCTCACCACTCTTGCTGTCGACGGTGAACAATCCACGGATCCCGTCTGGGATGTTGCCGAAGAAGTAGGAGACCCGGCCATTGGACCCCACGTCTGCATCCGTAGCCCGCACTCGCAGCACCAGCGACCCCGCCGGCAGATTCTCCGCTACTCGCGCCTCGTACACTCTGTTACTGAACACGGGCGGGTTATCGTT comes from the Pithys albifrons albifrons isolate INPA30051 chromosome 15, PitAlb_v1, whole genome shotgun sequence genome and includes:
- the LOC139679131 gene encoding protocadherin gamma-B5-like yields the protein MAAGRRRQSRGPAGGRALLLLLLPAVLLCLCCRAAAERLRYTIPEELARGSLVGPLARDLGLSPDELSARKLRVASAGKKQLKYFSVSEENGNLYVNERLDREEMCGKSASCSVSFEALVDNPLNVFHVDVAIQDVNDNFPTFSKAALDLEIGEWITPGTRFALEMARDADVGSNSQLTYQLSSNPSFSLDVEEIPGGKKQPEIVLERALDREKQSYFELVLTAVDGGDPARSGTVQVRVNVTDANDNPPVFSNRVYEARVAENLPAGSLVLRVRATDADVGSNGRVSYFFGNIPDGIRGLFTVDSKSGEIRTERPLDFEEKSEYSFGLEARDGGGLTGHCEVQIDITDENDNTPEITILSLSSPVPEDAPAGTVVALLNVNDADSGENGQVTCQLSGEAPLSIVTSSGGSYKVVTASALDREQVAEHRVTVVARDRGSPALSSSTELVLEVSDVNDNAPVFEEAAYSAYVPENNAAGALVLRVSARDLDAGTNGRVSYWLAGGSAGAAGAAPLVSVEARSGAVYAQRSFDYEQCREFSMTVRAQDDGTPSRSSTATVRVFVLDQNDNAPRVLWPAPAAGVAPGVGAAQAAGPFEVVPRSAEAGYLVAKVVAVDADAGRNAWLSYELLQASEPALFRLGLHSGEVRTARAVSDRDAAKQRLVALVKDHGQPALSATATLHVVLADSLHEALPELSERPAGADAPAELQFYLVLALALLSALFLLSVALAVLARLRRAGPPAVLRCLGAQRFSVPGAAFPADFCEGTLPYSYNLCVAAPARAVPEA